A window of the Pristiophorus japonicus isolate sPriJap1 chromosome 13, sPriJap1.hap1, whole genome shotgun sequence genome harbors these coding sequences:
- the LOC139277977 gene encoding kininogen-1-like isoform X3 encodes MGTCKAEVLFEFGFQIKVPEVPSCNLLKPVKEVVETVAATCEGCPLSASLDNPLVKASVELALKIFNDENKKKRTFALSKIIYAIKEVVIGERYWVYFQIQETECQEDRSKLWSDCPLKAVDEAVIGDCYTEVLFPVGATKGQMRGFPKCQLIQLIVDEDADALPCIGCLQPLKTNDPRVHRTVEHAISKFNNKSGQLFKFALTRVLSAEHESSAGEEITLNFTLIETICPNNNDTAPDVCGPKIPATAGSAICLTRQNYDIFGKLLYHRLRCNVTQDWTFHTLNVTEVSRNGTDSLEELQPEEPLVSEPTIKTPAESATEHPTELPAEAHNSEKPMIFTEEPKLIAPIEITDSDVRGVRKETV; translated from the exons ATGGGTACGTGCAAAGCAGAAGTCCTCTTTGAATTTGGGTTCCAAATTAAAGTACCTGAGGTACCTTCATGTAATTTACTAAAGCCCGTCAAGGAAGTGG TGGAGACTGTTGCTGCTACTTGTGAAGGTTGCCCATTATCTGCAAGCCTTGACAACCCCTTGGTGAAAGCATCTGTGGAATTAGCACTGAAAATCTTCAATGATGAAAATAAAAAGAAGAGGACATTTGCACTTAGCAAGATTATATACGCAATCAAAGAG GTGGTAATAGGAGAGAGATACTGGGTGTATTTTCAAATTCAGGAGACAGAGTGTCAAGAGGACAGAAGCAAGCTTTGGTCAGATTGTCCACTTAAAGCTGTGGATGAAGCA GTGATAGGAGATTGCTACACAGAAGTTCTGTTTCCAGTTGGTGCAACTAAAGGTCAGATGAGAGGATTTCCCAAGTGTCAGCtgatccagctgattgtggatgaag aTGCTGATGCGTTGCCATGTATTGGTTGCCTACAGCCCTTGAAGACGAATGACCCCAGAGTACACAGGACTGTAGAGCATGCCATTTCTAAATTCAATAACAAGAGTGGGCAGCTTTTCAAATTTGCTTTGACTCGAGTTCTTTCAGCAGAACATGAG AGCTCTGCAGGGGAGGAGATTACTTTGAATTTTACACTTATTGAAACCATCTGTCCTAACAATAATGACACAGCACCAGATGTGTGTGGACCAAAGATCCCTGCAACAGCG GGTTCCGCTATCTGTTTAACCAGGCAGAACTATGACATCTTTGGAAAACTATTATACCACAGATTACGGTGCAATGTGACACAAGATTGGACGTTTCATACACTTAATGTCACG GAAGTTTCCAGAAATGGAACAGATTCCTTAGAAGAACTGCAGCCTGAAGAGCCACTAGTATCTGAACCTACAATCAAAACCCCTGCAGAATCTGCAACTGAACATCCAACTGAGCTCCCTGCTGAAGCCCACAACTCAGAAAAACCGATGATCTTCACGGAAGAGCCAAAGCTCATTGCACCAATTGAAATCACTGATTCTGATGTTCGAGGGGTGAGAAAGGAAACTGTGTAG
- the LOC139277977 gene encoding kininogen-1-like isoform X5: MLISLFCTWLEVKFQGGNFYLYDVETVAATCEGCPLSASLDNPLVKASVELALKIFNDENKKKRTFALSKIIYAIKEVVIGERYWVYFQIQETECQEDRSKLWSDCPLKAVDEAVIGDCYTEVLFPVGATKGQMRGFPKCQLIQLIVDEDADALPCIGCLQPLKTNDPRVHRTVEHAISKFNNKSGQLFKFALTRVLSAEHESSAGEEITLNFTLIETICPNNNDTAPDVCGPKIPATAGSAICLTRQNYDIFGKLLYHRLRCNVTQDWTFHTLNVTEVSRNGTDSLEELQPEEPLVSEPTIKTPAESATEHPTELPAEAHNSEKPMIFTEEPKLIAPIEITDSDVRGVRKETV, encoded by the exons ATGTTGATTAGTCTCTTTTGTACGTGGCTGGAAGTTAAGTTCCAAGGaggtaacttttatttatatgacG TGGAGACTGTTGCTGCTACTTGTGAAGGTTGCCCATTATCTGCAAGCCTTGACAACCCCTTGGTGAAAGCATCTGTGGAATTAGCACTGAAAATCTTCAATGATGAAAATAAAAAGAAGAGGACATTTGCACTTAGCAAGATTATATACGCAATCAAAGAG GTGGTAATAGGAGAGAGATACTGGGTGTATTTTCAAATTCAGGAGACAGAGTGTCAAGAGGACAGAAGCAAGCTTTGGTCAGATTGTCCACTTAAAGCTGTGGATGAAGCA GTGATAGGAGATTGCTACACAGAAGTTCTGTTTCCAGTTGGTGCAACTAAAGGTCAGATGAGAGGATTTCCCAAGTGTCAGCtgatccagctgattgtggatgaag aTGCTGATGCGTTGCCATGTATTGGTTGCCTACAGCCCTTGAAGACGAATGACCCCAGAGTACACAGGACTGTAGAGCATGCCATTTCTAAATTCAATAACAAGAGTGGGCAGCTTTTCAAATTTGCTTTGACTCGAGTTCTTTCAGCAGAACATGAG AGCTCTGCAGGGGAGGAGATTACTTTGAATTTTACACTTATTGAAACCATCTGTCCTAACAATAATGACACAGCACCAGATGTGTGTGGACCAAAGATCCCTGCAACAGCG GGTTCCGCTATCTGTTTAACCAGGCAGAACTATGACATCTTTGGAAAACTATTATACCACAGATTACGGTGCAATGTGACACAAGATTGGACGTTTCATACACTTAATGTCACG GAAGTTTCCAGAAATGGAACAGATTCCTTAGAAGAACTGCAGCCTGAAGAGCCACTAGTATCTGAACCTACAATCAAAACCCCTGCAGAATCTGCAACTGAACATCCAACTGAGCTCCCTGCTGAAGCCCACAACTCAGAAAAACCGATGATCTTCACGGAAGAGCCAAAGCTCATTGCACCAATTGAAATCACTGATTCTGATGTTCGAGGGGTGAGAAAGGAAACTGTGTAG